One genomic window of Ziziphus jujuba cultivar Dongzao chromosome 4, ASM3175591v1 includes the following:
- the LOC107403669 gene encoding phenolic glucoside malonyltransferase 1-like: MAQPQPVKILEVCRVCPPPDLAGFAAPKFLPLTFFDLHWLRLPRLQRIFFYEISSPSHEHFFDSVIPKLKHSLSLTLHHFLPVAANLTWPQHSRKPILNYVDGDGVSLIIAESNSDFYHLSGNDFRKATDYHPLLPHLEISKERAKVMALQVTVFPNCGISIGFTSHHAVLDVIEDPRGAEEVYLNAWLNHDGPNNRSLMVMEFEVPPGSVRGTFELSREKIEKLKKSVFVNIDEPKHGVVHKSTFSVICGYTWVCIAKALKIKEKEAMFVFSADCRSRLKPILPATYFGNCIQGCLVVVETESLLGEVGVSVAVEAISKAVKRLEDGVINGGLETWISISKAMQSNNQRPVFVASSPRFEVYNTDFGWGRPRMTEVISIEKTGAISLSDSRNGNGGIEIGLVLKIEEMETFASLFAHGVQVL, from the exons ATGGCACAACCACAACCGGTCAAAATACTTGAGGTTTGCCGGGTCTGTCCGCCACCAGATCTAGCAGGTTTTGCCGCCCCCAAGTTTCTCCCTctgactttctttgatttacatTGGCTAAGGTTACCCCGACTCCAGCGTATTTTCTTCTACGAAATCTCTTCTCCGAGCCATGAGCATTTCTTCGACTCCGTCATTCCAAAGCTCAAACACTCTCTGTCTCTCACCCTCCACCACTTCCTCCCTGTCGCAGCCAATCTCACTTGGCCCCAACACTCCCGTAAACCCATCCTCAACTATGTTGACGGCGACGGAGTTTCGCTTATCATAGCCGAGTCTAACTCCGACTTCTACCATCTATCCGGCAACGACTTTCGCAAAGCCACCGACTACCATCCTCTGCTCCCCCACTTGGAAATCTCCAAGGAACGAGCCAAGGTGATGGCGCTGCAAGTCACTGTATTTCCCAACTGTGGAATTTCAATAGGATTCACCTCTCACCATGCGGTCTTGGACG TCATTGAAGATCCTCGTGGAGCTGAAGAGGTTTACTTGAACGCGTGGCTAAACCATGACGGACCCAATAACAGAAGCCTAATGGTAATGGAGTTCGAAGTTCCACCTGGTTCAGTACGAGGCACCTTCGAACTGAGCAGAGAGAAGATAGAAAAATTGAAGAAGTCCGTGTTTGTAAACATTGATGAACCAAAACATGGAGTGGTTCATAAATCAACTTTTTCAGTAATATGCGGGTACACATGGGTTTGCATAGCCAAGGCactcaaaataaaggaaaaggaagcCATGTTTGTGTTCAGCGCCGATTGCAGAAGTCGCTTGAAACCCATTCTCCCTGCCACATACTTCGGGAACTGCATACAAGGTTGTTTGGTAGTTGTAGAAACAGAAAGCCTACTGGGAGAAGTTGGAGTGAGTGTTGCGGTGGAGGCAATCAGTAAAGCAGTAAAACGATTGGAGGACGGCGTTATAAACGGAGGGCTTGAAACTTGGATTTCAATCAGCAAAGCTATGCAGAGCAATAATCAAAGACCTGTTTTTGTTGCTTCATCACCAAGGTTTGAGGTATATAATACCGATTTCGGTTGGGGAAGACCAAGGATGACTGAGGTTATATCTATAGAGAAGACAGGAGCTATAAGCCTTTCGGATAGCAGAAACGGCAATGGAGGAATCGAAATTGGattggttttaaaaattgaagaaatggaAACTTTTGCTTCTTTATTTGCTCATGGTGTTCAAGtactttga
- the LOC112489109 gene encoding malonyl-CoA:anthocyanidin 5-O-glucoside-6''-O-malonyltransferase-like: MAQSQMVKTLEVCKVAPPPDLSRSAIPKSLPLTFFDLFWLRSPPFQNLFFYEIPSQNTLQFEYSIIPKLKQSLSLTLHHYLPLAGNLTWPQHSHKPIIKYVGGDGVSLTIAESNMDFYHLTSNHYRQETDYHLLLPQLEVFDERAAAMALQVTLFPNSGFSIGITAHHAILDGKTSTLFIKSWAQICKAGADSPALVHQLTPFYNREVIKDPTGLDSIYITQWLRQGGPNNRSLMIFDSVVPPDLVRATFEFTKDHIQKLRKCVYEKNSSKPPVHITSLSLACAFILVCVVRASENHVKKNRLAKFVFGVDCRYRLKPAIPSTYFGNCAIGRPAIVETKDLLGEDGILSALEGISEAIASLDDGLLDGVDSWASLINSKEPDEIPPTACIAWSPRFQVYNTDFGWGAPKKFEMTSIGRTGAICMSDSKNGNGGFEIGMVSQMKKIEAFASSFAKGLEALCNVRQSNSRAVVEFG; encoded by the coding sequence ATGGCACAGTCACAAATGGTGAAAACACTAGAGGTCTGCAAGGTGGCTCCGCCACCAGACCTATCACGCTCAGCCATCCCCAAGTCTCTCCCTCTGACCTTCTTCGACTTATTCTGGCTAAGATCACCACCATTTCAGAATCTCTTCTTCTATGAAATCCCTTCTCAAAACACACTTCAATTTGAATACTCCATTATTCCAAAGCTCAAACAATCCCTCTCTCTTACCCTCCACCACTACCTCCCTCTCGCAGGAAATCTCACGTGGCCTCAACACTCTCACAAACCAATCATCAAATACGTTGGTGGAGATGGAGTTTCGCTTACCATAGCCGAGTCCAACATGGATTTCTATCATCTCACCAGCAACCACTATCGCCAAGAAACTGATTACCATCTTTTGCTGCCCCAGTTGGAAGTCTTCGACGAACGAGCCGCGGCGATGGCTCTGCAAGTCACCTTGTTTCCAAACAGTGGCTTCTCCATTGGAATCACCGCCCACCATGCGATCCTGGATGGTAAAACTTCAACATTGTTTATCAAGTCTTGGGCTCAGATTTGCAAAGCTGGAGCAGATTCCCCAGCTTTGGTGCATCAGCTTACGCCATTCTACAACAGGGAAGTTATTAAGGACCCGACGGGGCTCGATTCGATTTACATAACCCAGTGGCTAAGGCAGGGCGGACCTAATAACAGAAGTCTAATGATATTCGACTCTGTAGTTCCACCTGATTTAGTACGAGCCACGTTCGAATTTACTAAAGACCATATACAAAAGTTAAGAAAATGTGTTTATGAAAAGAACTCATCGAAGCCTCCAGTTCATATAACAAGCTTATCGCTAGCGTGCGCTTTCATATTGGTTTGCGTAGTAAGGGCTTCggaaaatcatgtaaagaaaaaCAGATTGGCAAAGTTTGTGTTCGGCGTGGACTGTCGATATCGGTTGAAACCGGCTATTCCTTCAACATATTTCGGAAACTGTGCAATAGGCCGTCCGGCAATTGTAGAGACAAAAGATCTTCTTGGGGAAGATGGGATATTATCAGCCTTGGAGGGAATAAGCGAAGCTATAGCAAGTTTGGACGATGGGCTTCTTGATGGGGTAGATAGTTGGGCTTCGTTAATCAATTCTAAGGAGCCTGATGAGATCCCACCAACTGCTTGTATTGCATGGTCACCTCGGTTTCAAGTATACAATACTGATTTCGGATGGGGAGCACCTAAGAAGTTTGAAATGACTTCTATAGGTAGAACGGGAGCGATCTGTATGTCTGATAGCAAGAATGGCAATGGAGGATTTGAGATTGGAATGGTCTCGCAGATGAAAAAGATTGAagcttttgcttcttcttttgctAAAGGTCTTGAAGCCCTTTGTAATGTGAGGCAATCCAATTCTAGAGCTGTAGTTGAATTTGGGTAA
- the LOC125421986 gene encoding phenolic glucoside malonyltransferase 1-like produces the protein MARSQSVKILEVCRVAPPPAVPNLASPTSLPLTFFDLHWLRFPPVERLFFYEFSSSNTPLFDSIIPKLKHSLSLTLQHYLPLAGNLVWPQDSHKPFIKYLDGDGVSLTIAESNLDFYHLSSNEFREATECHPLIPHLEVSHEKAAVVALQITLFPNSGFCIAITSHHAVMDGKTSTSFMKSWA, from the coding sequence ATGGCACGGTCCCAATCAGTGAAAATACTAGAGGTTTGTCGAGTAGCTCCACCACCAGCCGTACCAAACTTGGCCTCGCCAACCTCTCTCCCTCTCACCTTCTTCGATTTACACTGGTTAAGATTTCCACCGGTGGAGCGTCTTTTCTTTTACGAATTCTCTTCGTCTAACACACCCTTGTTCGATTCCATTATTCCAAAGCTCAAGCACTCCCTTTCTCTCACCCTCCAACACTATCTCCCTCTAGCGGGAAACCTTGTTTGGCCACAAGACTCTCACAAACCTTTCATCAAATATCTTGACGGCGACGGAGTTTCGCTTACAATAGCCGAATCTAACTTGGATTTTTATCATCTCTCTAGCAACGAATTTCGCGAAGCCACAGAATGCCATCCTCTTATTCCCCACTTGGAAGTGTCCCACGAAAAAGCAGCTGTGGTGGCACTGCAGATTACTCTGTTTCCAAACTCTGGCTTTTGCATTGCAATCACTTCCCACCATGCAGTTATGGACGGTAAAACCTCAACTTCGTTTATGAAGTCATGGGCTTAA